The DNA region ACTTCTTGGGCATAACCAAGCGTATTCGAAGTAAGGAAAAGTAATCCAATAATTAAGTTCAAATTATTTATAAAGGGAGCAATATATTTCATGTTACAAAAGTAAAAAAGTTAAAAGCATAATGTTAAATGCTATGGATACAAAAATAAATCAATTTGTGTCAGCATACAATAATATTTATCCGAACAAAAAAATTATGTAAAATGAATTGATTTACTTAATTTTAAGTAACAAACCTGAACTATGAAATTTATACTTGCACTCTTTTTAATCCTTTTCTTCAAAGGACTCCTTTTTTCTCAATGTACAACTACAAATGCCACCTCATGTGAATGTGTTGATGGCACGAACAACTGTTTACTTTTACCTGATATAACGGCTTCCTGGCAAGGTATTGCAGACAATGGATGGACAGAATACCCTCAAACGGGTGCTGGACAAAATTACAACAATCAAGGCCCGGATGATGGTCGACTTCGTGTTACAGGATCAACACCAAATATCGGTCATGGTTCTTTTACTGTTCGAGGACAAGATGCTAATGGAAATAGAGCGTTTATTTGTGGCAATGACACCATATATGGTGTTGCATCAAGTGGAGCGTTTACTTGCCCCAATGGTGTAGACAACCCGAAACAAATGTTACTTCAAAGGATTTACATTAAAGACGGCAACAACATGTCCTATCAGGATACATGGACAGGAAGTATGACGTACCATGAGAGTCATGGGCATAATCACGTTGATGATTGGGCAGTTATGACACTTCGTATTCCAACCTCTGACCCCCACCCTTTGAATTGGCCAATAGTCGGGGATGGGGCAAAAATTGGATTTTGTCTAATGGATTATGGTCAATGCGGGAATAATACAGGAAGTACTTATTACGGTCATTGTAGAGATGATAATACAGTTTACAATGGGGGAAATGTAATGGCAAACTCTGATTTTGCGAATTGGAACCTTGGTGGAGGTAATTACAATTGCTCAGTCGTTGAACAAGGCATTTCCTCGGGTTGGACAGATGTTTATGGTAAATGGTTGGATGGGATGTGGATTAATATTCCGCCTAACACCTGCAATGGTGATTATTACATAGTTATGGAAGTTGACAAAAACAATTATTTTCAAGAAGAATACGAAGACAATAACTACACCGCTGTACCGGTAACGCTAACTTTACAGCTTCCGGAAAATTCAGGTGCCCTTCCAACGATAAATTCTAATGAATCAAGTTATTTGTGTACAGGTCAATCTATTGTATTAACAGCTTCCGCAGGAACAGACTATTTATGGAGTACAGGTGAAACAACTCAAAGCATCAGCGTTAATCAACCAGGCTCTTATGAGTGTACGGTTACAAATTATTGTGGAACCGCGACCTCATTACCATATGTTGTAAATAGTGCCGCCCCTTCTCCTCCATCCATAGCAAATGCTGAAATTTGTCCTGGGAATTCTGTCACCCTAGAAGCAACATCGACAGGTGAAGTTGAATGGTTTGATGAAAATGGTACTTTGATTTCTATTGGAAACAACTATACTACAGACATATTGAACAATACAACTACCTATTATGCGAGTAATACGGACTATTATACCAACACATTATTTGCAGAGCCACATACTAATGGAATTGGTGGAGGAGGGTATCTTACATCTGCACAGGGAATTATTTTTCATGCATATGTACCGTTCACATTAAAAAGTGCTTTGGTTTATGCATTAAATGGAGGAAATGTAACTGTCGAATTACATGAAAGTGATGGTACTGTTCTAGAATCTACAACAGTGAATGTTCCTGCTGGTTCGAGTAGAATTCAGCTGGATTTTGCTGTTCCTGCAGGTTACGACTATGAGTTGGTCGGAACGAATTTACCTTCAGGCGGATTATACAGGAATAATTTTTCAGCGACATATCCTTATGAATTGGATGATGTACTTTCTATTGTGGGAGCGACTTCGAGCTCTTCTTACTACTATTATTTTTATGATTGGGAAGTCATCACAGAAAATGGAACATGTACAAGTGAACAAGTACCTGTTGTAGTAAGTATGGCTGCAAATCTAGATGATCCGATTGTTCAAGGAGATTTAATCTGTAATTCAGGCAGTGGAAACCTTTCTGCCATGGGAACTGGGACTTTGACATGGACGGATGGCAATGGTACTATTATAGGAACGGGTAACTCCTTCACAACTCCTGTAATTTCACAAACGACTACTTATTATGTACAAGCTTCTGATAATGGATGTACAAGTGATATTATATCTGTTGATGCCACAGTTCAAATCATCAATGACCCTGTTGTTCAAGGAGACATGATCTGTAATTCAGGCAGTGGAGACCTTACTGCCACAGGAACTGGAACTTTGACATGGACGGATGGTAATGGGAATGTTTTAGGCACGGGTAGCTCTTTTACAACTCCTGTCATTTCACAAACAACTACGTATAACGTTCAAGCTTCTGATAATGGATGTACAAGTGCAATTATTTCCGTTGATGCCACAGTTCAAACTATTAATAATCCTACCGTAATAGGAGATACCATTTGTAATTCAGGCATTGCGACCCTTACTGCATCTGGCTCTGGAGATTTGACATGGACGGATGGAAATGGAAATATTTTGGGGACAGGGAACACCTTTTCCACTCTTCCAATTTCAAGCACCACTACTTACTTTGTACAATCCTCTGAAAATGGGTGTACTAGTGATCTGATTTCAGTGGATGCTGTTGTAGAACCCTGTCTTGACCTTGGTGAAATATCTTTTCAAAATAGCCTAGCACTTTCACCCAATCCAAATAATGGCTCTTTTGAGGTTTCATATACCATCTTGAAATCATCCAAAGTTGATATGGAAATTTTTGATCAATTCGGAAATGAAATATTAAAGAAGAAATTTGATGACATGCCGGGTACAGTGAATCATCATGTTTCACTAAAAAATCTGGCTTCTGGTACTTACTCAGTGAGATTCGTATATGATGGAAGGTCTCATACCAAGAGATTCATAAAAACGAATGAATAAAGTTTGTATCATTTTAAGTGCCATTTACATTATAAATGTAAATTTTGATGTACAATGTCAGGTTTTTACAACATATAATTCACAGAACTCGGGAATTCCATTTAATACCGTAAGGTGTCTAGAAAAACAAGGGGATGATTTGTGGGTAGGGACAGATGCTGGACTGGCAAAATTTTCTAATAATACATGGGAGATATTTAATGCAAGTAATTCGCCATTATTGAGCGATAATATTAGGGCTTTAAAATTAGAAGGTGATTCTGTATTATGGATTGGAACTGTCGGAGGTGGATTATTTTCATTTAACGGTGATGAATGGGTAAATTTTAATGTCTCAAATTCCGGATTGCAAGACAACTTGGTTCGAGATATCAATATTGATCTAAACGAAAATATATGGCTTGCTACCACGGAAGGAATATTCATGTATGACAGAAATGAATGGCACCATTGGAACATGCAGGACAGTAGTTTGCTTTCGAATAATATTACCTCAATCCAAATCGGACTGAATAATGAAAAATACATTGGTACTATAAATGGTGGGATTATTTATTTTGATTCTTTAAATCATTTTACAACATATACGATCAGCAATTCAGGATTGCCAGATAATTCAGTAACTGCCATTGAAATTGACGAAAACGGTTTACCATGGTTTCTTTCTCCAGCCGCAGGC from Flavobacteriales bacterium includes:
- a CDS encoding T9SS type A sorting domain-containing protein, giving the protein MKFILALFLILFFKGLLFSQCTTTNATSCECVDGTNNCLLLPDITASWQGIADNGWTEYPQTGAGQNYNNQGPDDGRLRVTGSTPNIGHGSFTVRGQDANGNRAFICGNDTIYGVASSGAFTCPNGVDNPKQMLLQRIYIKDGNNMSYQDTWTGSMTYHESHGHNHVDDWAVMTLRIPTSDPHPLNWPIVGDGAKIGFCLMDYGQCGNNTGSTYYGHCRDDNTVYNGGNVMANSDFANWNLGGGNYNCSVVEQGISSGWTDVYGKWLDGMWINIPPNTCNGDYYIVMEVDKNNYFQEEYEDNNYTAVPVTLTLQLPENSGALPTINSNESSYLCTGQSIVLTASAGTDYLWSTGETTQSISVNQPGSYECTVTNYCGTATSLPYVVNSAAPSPPSIANAEICPGNSVTLEATSTGEVEWFDENGTLISIGNNYTTDILNNTTTYYASNTDYYTNTLFAEPHTNGIGGGGYLTSAQGIIFHAYVPFTLKSALVYALNGGNVTVELHESDGTVLESTTVNVPAGSSRIQLDFAVPAGYDYELVGTNLPSGGLYRNNFSATYPYELDDVLSIVGATSSSSYYYYFYDWEVITENGTCTSEQVPVVVSMAANLDDPIVQGDLICNSGSGNLSAMGTGTLTWTDGNGTIIGTGNSFTTPVISQTTTYYVQASDNGCTSDIISVDATVQIINDPVVQGDMICNSGSGDLTATGTGTLTWTDGNGNVLGTGSSFTTPVISQTTTYNVQASDNGCTSAIISVDATVQTINNPTVIGDTICNSGIATLTASGSGDLTWTDGNGNILGTGNTFSTLPISSTTTYFVQSSENGCTSDLISVDAVVEPCLDLGEISFQNSLALSPNPNNGSFEVSYTILKSSKVDMEIFDQFGNEILKKKFDDMPGTVNHHVSLKNLASGTYSVRFVYDGRSHTKRFIKTNE